In Coregonus clupeaformis isolate EN_2021a unplaced genomic scaffold, ASM2061545v1 scaf1003, whole genome shotgun sequence, a single window of DNA contains:
- the LOC123486106 gene encoding pregnancy-specific beta-1-glycoprotein 1, with the protein MEHTLLCVLLLLSTLINSGHSEDDDALPKATLTVKPNPAYTGETVTLTCSVGSDSIWSYQWYKDRNDNVVSQSVRHTITGDTLTISSVAESDQGQYWCQGENRSRSISSIISDPVRVTLNALPKATLTVKPNPAYTGEKVTLTCSTESHSDWSYQWFKDRNDNVVSQSVRHTITGDTLIISRAGVSDQGQYWCEGNRVSRPTSSLTSDPVTLTVKGTLLCSVLSLVIQIDRHCCC; encoded by the exons TGCTGAGTACACTCATCAACTCTGGACACTCTGAAGATGATGATG CTCTGCCCAAAGCTACACTGACTGTGAAGCCAAACCCTGCATACACTGGAGAGACAGTTACTCTGACGTGTTCAGTAGGGTCTGACAGTATCTGGAGCTATCAGTGGTACAAAGACAGGAATGATAATGTAGTATCCCAGTCTGTCAGACACACTATAACAGGAGACACCCTCACCATCAGTAGTGTTGCTGAGTCTGACCAGGGTCAGTACTGGTGTCAGGGAGAGAACCGGTCCAGATCCATATCATCAATCATCAGTGATCCTGTCAGAGTCACCCTGaatg CTCTGCCCAAAGCTACACTGACTGTAAAGCCAAACCCTGCATACACTGGAGAGAAAGTGACTCTGACGTGTTCAACAGAGTCTCACAGTGACTGGAGCTATCAGTGGTTCAAAGACAGGAATGATAATGTAGTATCCCAGTCTGTCAGACACACTATAACAGGAGACACCCTCATCATCAGTAGAGCTGGTGTGTCTGACCAGGGTCAGTACTGGTGTGAAGGGAACAGAGTGTCTAGACCCACATCTTCACTAACAAGTGATCCTGTCACTCTCACTGTTAAAGGTACATTActttgttctgttctctctcttgtcatacagatagatagacactGTTGTTGTTGA
- the LOC123486105 gene encoding uncharacterized protein LOC123486105, whose protein sequence is MRCDIQGGDTDWRYEWYKNGYSVYRYSNTKSEYRISPVYVFISGSYTCKGVKGRTFSKTSDAVQLTVSDQPKAVLSIYPQWLNPGDSVSLSCEVDKTSTGWRFSWYRTVPTLTEQSYSFQHLPEAGNGTTEDSYTLIPAGPTPTGGYVCRAGRGDPVYDTLYSEPQILWSGDLQPSVSLRISPNTTQHFTSKSLSLSCEEKGNSTGWRLMSYRERGVESGCVSNWGSITGSTCTINYTYTWSSGVFWCESGSGEYSNAVNITVNDGDVILESPVHPVTEGDFVTLSCKYRKVSSNFKADFYKDGVLIKNETTGEMTIPTVSKSDEGFYKCKSGQGESPESWVTVRVVAPGSSTSVLVGVVVGLVVAGVLLVILLVLLWRNQNNKGSCFIRIFWPPQPQSTNQDPQQDQGSTQGQAPDTGYTHLQNGDANIYHTINPSDNNDNDAAGASAAGPSHVTYAQIQLNKLDKKKKVKRDYPKENPVYSEVKTGKATAAAGPVDVTYAEVDLQKKVKAKKKRATPPVADSVYSQVKPHKATGP, encoded by the exons ATGAGATGTGACATACAGGGAGGAGACACTGACTGGCGGTATGAGTGGTATAAGAATGGTTATTCAGTCTACCGGTACTCTAATACAAAGTCTGAGTACAGAATCAGTCCTGTCTACGTGTTTATCAGTGGTTCATATACCTGTAAGGGTGTAAAGGGAAGGACGTTCTCCAAGACCAGTGATGCTGTACAACTGACTGTGTCTG atCAACCTAAGGCTGTTCTGAGTATCTATCCTCAGTGGCTGAACCCTGGAGACTCAGTGTCTCTGAGCTGTGAAGTTGACAAGACGTCTACAGGCTGGAGGTTCTCCTGGTACAGGACGGTTCCCACTTTAACAGAGCAGTCCTACTCTTTTCAGCATCTTCCAGAAGCAGGCAATGGGACTACTGAAGACTCCTACACTCTGATCCCTGCTGGTCCTACTCCCACAGGAGGATATGTGTGTAGAGctgggagaggagacccagtctATGACACACTCTACAGTGAACCTCAGATTCTCTGGTCAGGAG ATCTGCAGCCTTCAGTGTCTCTCAGAATAagtcccaacacaacacaacactttaCATCAAAGTCTCTCTCATTGAGCTGTGAGGAGAAGGGGAACTCTACTGGATGGAGACTgatgagctacagagagagaggagtagagtcaGGGTGTGTCTCTAACTGGGGATCAATAACAGGGTCCACATGTACCATCAACTACACATACACATGGTCCAGTGGAGTGTTCTGGTGTGAGTCTGGATCAGGAGAGTACAGTAATGCTGTCAACATCACAGTAAATG ATGGTGATGTGATCCTGGAGAGCCCTGTCCATCCCGTGACTGAAGGAGACTTTGTGACTCTGAGCTGTAAATACCGGAAAGTCAGCTCAAACTTCAAAGCTGATTTCTACAAAGATGGAGTACTCATCAAGAAtgagaccacaggagagatgACCATCCCTACAGTATCCAAGTCAGATGAAGGATTCTATAAGTGTAAATCAGGTCAAGGAGAATCACCAGAGAGCTGGGTGACAGTGAGAG TCGTAGCTCCTGGATCCTCTACATCAGTCCTAGTAGGAGTGGTTGTGGGTCTGGTTGTTGCTGGTGTTCTACTGGTCATTCTCCTGGTCCTGCTGTGGAGAAATCAAAACAACAAAG GTTCCTGTTTCATCAGAATATTCTG gcCCCCTCAGCCCCAGAGCACCAACCAGGACCCCCAACAGGACCAAGGATCTACCCAGGGCCAGGCTCCTGATACTGGGTATACACATCTGCAGAATG GTGACGCTAACATCTACCATACGATCAATCCCTCAGACAACAATGATAATg ATGCTGCTGGTGCTTCTGCTGCTGGACCAAGTCATGTGACTTACGCCCAGATTCAACTGAACAAGTTGGACAAGAAAAAGAAAG TAAAGAGAGATTATCCAAAAGAAAATCCTGTCTACTCTGAGGTGAAGACAGGGAAAGCCACTG CAGCCGCTGGACCTGTTGATGTGACCTATGCTGAGGTTGACCTCCAAAAGAAGGTCAAAGCCAAGAAGAAGAGAG CAACCCCACCAGTAGCAGATTCAGTCTATTCTCAAGTGAAGCCACACAAAGCCACAG gtccttga